One genomic region from Fictibacillus marinisediminis encodes:
- a CDS encoding glycoside hydrolase family 2 protein — MEVNIRKEYPRPQFERKEWLNLNGEWDFQFDQTNVGEEEQWYKQTTLNQKIIVPFTYETKASGIHEESFCPYIWYQKIVTVPEEYSHKKTILHFQAADYVTKLWVNGIFAGQHKGGYTAFSFDITNYINAGKENNVVVKIEDSHNEHQPRGKQRWIDKNFGCWYVQSTGIWQTVWLEFLNQTSIQSVKITPDLDTDSVEFDYKLANVQQDQKELSLRTSITFNGQPVKEFSLRADRENARMKVNLASEIHEWKVMQWSPQHPHLYDVEFTLYHGEKELDRVQSYFGMRKVSIKNGNILLNNVPIYQKLLLDQGYWEDSHLTPPSEEAIILDIEKTFEMGFNGVRKHMKVEDQRFLYWADKKGLLVWSEMAATYQFSDEAIQNFTEEWMTVVQQHYNHPSIITWTPFNESWGVKNIYTNEQQQKFTEGIYHLTKSMDSMRPVIVNDGWEHTVSDIITLHDYVEYGDEFLNRYKEKDKLIKNEIAFNNFKHAMAQGYEYKGQPIIISEYGGIAFNSEEGWGYGNQVKDEQEFLDRYESITKAIMSLDYISGFCYTQITDVQQEVNGLLTESRKPKVNLSKIKQINDNQ, encoded by the coding sequence ATGGAAGTGAACATTCGCAAGGAGTATCCCAGACCGCAATTTGAGAGAAAAGAATGGTTGAATCTTAATGGAGAATGGGATTTTCAGTTCGATCAGACGAATGTCGGTGAAGAAGAGCAGTGGTACAAACAAACTACATTAAATCAAAAAATTATCGTTCCCTTTACGTATGAAACGAAGGCCAGCGGAATACATGAGGAAAGCTTTTGCCCCTATATTTGGTATCAAAAGATAGTAACTGTGCCTGAGGAGTATTCCCATAAAAAAACCATTCTGCACTTCCAGGCAGCCGATTATGTGACCAAACTATGGGTGAATGGTATATTTGCCGGCCAGCATAAAGGGGGATATACGGCATTTTCCTTTGATATTACCAACTATATAAATGCAGGAAAAGAAAATAACGTAGTAGTCAAAATAGAAGATAGCCACAACGAACATCAACCAAGAGGGAAGCAACGATGGATTGATAAGAACTTTGGCTGCTGGTATGTACAATCCACCGGTATATGGCAAACCGTATGGCTGGAGTTTTTAAATCAAACGAGTATACAATCGGTTAAAATCACTCCAGATTTGGATACGGATTCCGTAGAGTTCGACTATAAATTGGCGAATGTTCAACAAGATCAAAAGGAGCTTTCGTTAAGAACATCGATTACATTTAATGGCCAGCCTGTGAAGGAATTTAGCTTGAGGGCTGACCGTGAAAATGCAAGGATGAAAGTAAATCTGGCTAGTGAAATCCATGAATGGAAAGTCATGCAATGGAGTCCGCAGCATCCTCATTTATATGATGTGGAATTCACCCTTTACCATGGGGAAAAAGAGCTCGATCGCGTTCAGTCCTATTTCGGTATGCGAAAAGTATCGATAAAGAATGGCAATATTTTATTGAATAATGTACCCATTTATCAAAAACTGCTGTTAGATCAAGGATATTGGGAAGATTCCCATCTTACACCGCCTTCAGAAGAAGCGATCATTTTAGATATCGAGAAGACATTCGAAATGGGCTTTAACGGGGTAAGGAAACATATGAAAGTTGAAGATCAGCGTTTTCTATATTGGGCGGATAAGAAAGGCCTTTTAGTTTGGTCTGAAATGGCCGCAACCTATCAATTTTCGGATGAGGCGATCCAAAATTTCACGGAGGAATGGATGACCGTTGTCCAACAGCACTATAATCACCCAAGTATTATCACGTGGACACCGTTCAATGAATCTTGGGGAGTAAAGAATATTTACACGAACGAACAGCAGCAAAAATTTACGGAAGGAATCTACCATCTGACGAAATCTATGGATAGCATGAGGCCTGTCATCGTAAATGACGGTTGGGAGCATACGGTTTCGGATATCATTACCCTTCATGACTATGTGGAATATGGTGACGAATTCCTAAACCGCTATAAGGAAAAAGATAAACTCATCAAGAATGAGATTGCCTTTAATAATTTTAAACATGCCATGGCACAAGGATATGAGTATAAAGGCCAGCCGATTATTATAAGTGAATACGGAGGAATTGCCTTTAACTCAGAAGAAGGCTGGGGATATGGCAACCAGGTAAAAGACGAGCAGGAATTCTTAGATCGTTATGAATCCATTACGAAAGCGATCATGAGCCTTGATTACATTAGTGGCTTTTGTTATACCCAAATTACCGATGTTCAGCAAGAAGTTAACGGATTGTTAACCGAAAGCAGAAAACCTAAAGTGAATCTATCTAAAATTAAACAAATTAATGATAACCAATGA